Proteins encoded in a region of the Clostridium beijerinckii genome:
- a CDS encoding DUF262 domain-containing protein has product MEDNNLELISALDTQAKNVKTKSLDISFNELLDMYNNKELIIDPEYQRMFRWSEEKESMFIESLILEMPLPPVFVIEIEDGVYELIDGLQRISTYLHFRYEDMDTELQKEFCKDRITSALELIGCDIVKELNGYTFSKLPRAIQLKLKRNFIRVEVLRKENNSDIRYHMFKRLNTGGELLSPQEVRNCTIRLLGTEFNDFIISCSNNKDFRTSIENLREEDINTKKDEELILRFFAFKNNLENYKKDLDFFLTDYMEKVTTKELVFEYDKEQKDFEQTFKFIAEMFGKNAFSSCINLSENKYKSDIIMYLYDSISCGVANCVELLVPEKMGSIKQSLNNLKQSTEFLRTRTGGKRNTEERIAMVIKTIRES; this is encoded by the coding sequence GTGGAAGATAATAACTTAGAATTGATCAGTGCTTTAGATACACAAGCTAAAAATGTAAAAACAAAAAGCTTAGATATATCGTTTAATGAATTGCTTGACATGTATAATAATAAGGAATTGATAATTGATCCTGAATATCAGAGAATGTTTCGATGGTCAGAAGAAAAAGAATCAATGTTTATAGAATCATTGATATTAGAAATGCCGTTACCGCCTGTATTTGTAATAGAAATTGAAGATGGAGTTTATGAATTAATAGATGGACTTCAAAGAATATCAACATATTTACATTTTAGATATGAAGATATGGACACAGAATTACAAAAAGAATTTTGCAAGGATAGAATAACAAGTGCTTTAGAACTTATTGGATGCGATATTGTAAAAGAATTAAATGGATATACTTTCAGCAAGCTACCAAGAGCAATCCAATTAAAATTGAAAAGAAATTTTATTAGAGTAGAGGTATTGAGAAAAGAAAATAATTCAGACATAAGATATCACATGTTCAAAAGGCTAAATACCGGTGGAGAGCTTTTAAGCCCACAAGAGGTTAGAAATTGTACTATTAGGTTATTAGGAACAGAATTTAATGATTTTATAATAAGTTGTAGTAATAATAAAGATTTTAGGACTTCTATAGAAAATTTAAGAGAAGAAGATATTAATACAAAGAAAGATGAAGAACTTATTTTAAGATTTTTTGCATTTAAAAATAATCTTGAAAACTATAAAAAGGACTTAGACTTTTTTTTAACAGATTATATGGAGAAAGTTACTACAAAAGAACTGGTTTTTGAATATGATAAGGAACAAAAAGATTTTGAACAAACATTTAAGTTCATTGCAGAGATGTTTGGGAAAAATGCATTTTCAAGTTGTATTAATTTAAGTGAGAATAAATATAAATCAGATATTATAATGTATTTGTATGATAGTATTTCTTGCGGAGTAGCTAATTGTGTAGAACTTTTAGTACCTGAAAAAATGGGAAGCATTAAACAATCTTTAAATAATTTAAAACAAAGTACAGAGTTTCTTAGAACCAGAACAGGTGGTAAAAGAAATACAGAAGAAAGAATTGCAATGGTTATAAAAACCATTAGAGAAAGCTAG
- a CDS encoding MAE_28990/MAE_18760 family HEPN-like nuclease: protein MDLQDFRTEMEDSLTWRKLEYMSLRNLLKDQNDNIPIIKTLVVMLYAHFEGFFKDCLELYIQFLNSTDKELNQYTEYIVAASLHKMFNSYEDTNRKCKIFKNEAPAEDYLHRFYRRKEITSLFTQNFLQQKIKITNDLINTKSNLMYDVLQENFYKFGLDFHRFDDKSTIINKLVNLRNNVAHGSQKQPIDFTEFEKIESNIFEIMEQLIIYLYDEAKDGKYYKETS, encoded by the coding sequence ATGGATTTACAAGATTTCAGAACAGAAATGGAAGATTCATTAACCTGGCGAAAATTAGAGTATATGTCATTAAGGAATTTATTAAAAGACCAAAATGATAATATACCAATTATAAAGACTCTTGTAGTAATGTTATATGCTCATTTTGAAGGCTTTTTTAAGGATTGTTTAGAACTATACATTCAGTTTTTAAATTCAACAGATAAAGAATTAAACCAATATACAGAATATATTGTAGCTGCTTCATTGCACAAAATGTTTAATTCTTATGAAGATACAAATAGAAAATGTAAGATTTTCAAAAATGAAGCACCAGCTGAGGATTATTTGCATAGATTTTATCGAAGAAAAGAGATCACATCATTGTTTACACAAAATTTTCTTCAACAAAAAATTAAAATAACAAATGATCTAATAAATACAAAATCAAATTTGATGTACGATGTTTTGCAAGAAAATTTTTACAAGTTTGGCCTGGATTTTCATAGATTTGATGATAAAAGTACGATAATCAATAAGTTGGTAAATCTAAGGAATAATGTTGCTCATGGTTCACAAAAACAACCTATTGACTTTACTGAGTTTGAAAAAATTGAGTCAAATATTTTTGAAATAATGGAGCAACTAATAATTTATTTATATGATGAAGCTAAAGATGGCAAGTATTATAAAGAAACTAGTTAA
- a CDS encoding transposase, which translates to MRVSTGFFKVVVNAPNADQIIDVSYKGHTLKMRVLKFNLDSGIVETLITTIFDEGFSVADFKELYFRRWGIEVKYNEIKNKLQIENFTGETPIAIEQDFYATMYLANMVALAKKDANQVIEEEYKEKGLKYEYKVNTNVLIGKLKDTLITMIATNNPWKRSRMLKYIEKEIERNAIPVRPDRKFERKNHKCTQMVNRMNKKRAL; encoded by the coding sequence ATGAGAGTAAGTACTGGATTTTTTAAGGTTGTTGTTAATGCTCCAAATGCTGATCAAATTATAGATGTTTCTTATAAAGGTCATACCTTAAAGATGAGAGTACTAAAATTCAATCTAGATTCTGGTATTGTTGAAACTTTAATAACTACTATATTTGATGAAGGCTTTTCAGTAGCGGATTTTAAAGAGCTTTATTTTAGAAGATGGGGAATTGAGGTTAAATATAATGAAATAAAAAACAAGTTGCAAATTGAGAATTTTACAGGTGAAACACCGATCGCGATAGAGCAAGATTTTTATGCAACAATGTATTTAGCTAATATGGTTGCATTAGCAAAAAAAGATGCTAATCAAGTAATTGAAGAAGAATACAAAGAAAAAGGGTTGAAGTATGAGTATAAAGTTAATACTAATGTCTTAATTGGCAAACTTAAAGATACGCTAATTACTATGATAGCTACAAATAATCCTTGGAAACGTTCAAGGATGCTAAAATATATTGAAAAAGAAATCGAAAGGAATGCAATTCCTGTTAGACCTGATAGGAAATTTGAGAGAAAAAATCATAAATGTACTCAAATGGTAAATAGAATGAATAAGAAACGAGCTTTATAA
- a CDS encoding DUF960 family protein, whose product MFDKERYITRGIKGQINPLIYLILWEMLDEMDVEEKDYLQAFDLKLSDEEEGLQEIIHSQEQPQYKNTMKFYTNFGVTAKVYIIDTGDGNATMMLAGEF is encoded by the coding sequence ATGTTTGATAAAGAGAGATACATCACAAGAGGAATAAAGGGACAAATAAATCCACTTATATACTTAATACTATGGGAAATGCTAGATGAAATGGACGTGGAGGAAAAGGATTATTTGCAAGCCTTTGATTTAAAGCTAAGTGATGAAGAGGAAGGCTTACAAGAAATAATTCATTCACAGGAACAGCCACAATACAAAAATACTATGAAATTCTATACGAACTTTGGAGTGACAGCAAAGGTTTATATTATTGATACTGGTGATGGAAATGCAACGATGATGTTGGCAGGCGAATTTTAA